In Xenopus laevis strain J_2021 chromosome 2S, Xenopus_laevis_v10.1, whole genome shotgun sequence, a genomic segment contains:
- the pdzk1.S gene encoding Na(+)/H(+) exchange regulatory cofactor NHE-RF3, with translation MASSTQPRSCIVTKQEGKGFGFCLRIEKGEVGHLVRAIEPGSSAEKAGLKDGDRLLRVNGKFVDDKEHAEVVTLVKDSGTSVTLEVLDKVAYENAKKKGEDLSKLDQNSNQPAKQPEAPQPAVQTPQPAVQTPQPAVQTPQPAVQTPQPAVQTPQPAVQTPQPAEQPLANVGKALTRRPRLCYLVKEGNSSYGFSLKTTRCESGIFLSALIPNGLAVKAGVKDEDRIIEVNGANVESYSHDKLAKMLKESGDRIMFLLSDKGTDEYFKSQKIKITADKANVEQLPSKPRTVELKKDTNGYGFYLRQEKNRKGHFIMEIDSGSPAEKAKLQDYDRVVAVNGEWVEGKEHEEVVKVIQKGGDKTTLLIVDKKTDEMYTLAGVSPYLFVQESQGEIKSKVKGETTPVPAVIPSQTPATPTPTVSPAPTSAVEPKKSETPAVPINDQKHKPRLCKLQKGNNGYGFHLNAIKDTQGQFMNQVVKGGPADVAGIKDKDVLLEINGLNVEKESYEDVLIRIKETKGILTLLVASEEAYDYFKEQKIPITASMADPVSEESPNSNVVAPANKARAAPEPIEMQSNQKPSEEPKEKEEEKEEEKEEEKEEQEEGDTNL, from the exons ATGGCCTCCTCTACTCAGCCTCGTTCTTGCATTGTGACCAAACAAGAAGGGAAGGGCTTTGGTTTTTGTTTACGTATTGAGAAAGGCGAGGTTGGCCATCTCGTTCGTGCTATTGAACCTGGCAGTTCTGCTGAGAAGGCGGGTCTGAAGGACGGAGACAGACTGCTGAGAGTCAATGGCAAATTTGTGGATGACAAAGAACATGCTGAG GTAGTCACTCTGGTAAAGGACAGTGGGACCAGCGTAACTCTTGAGGTTTTGGATAAAGTTGCCTATGAAAATGCCAAGAAAAAGGGAGAAGATTTGTCGAAACTTGATCAAAATTCAAATCAACCAGCAAAGCAACCAGAAGCCCCCCAGCCTGCCGTACAAACCCCACAGCCTGCTGTACAAACCCCACAGCCTGCCGTACAAACCCCCCAGCCTGCTGTACAAACCCCACAGCCTGCCGTACAAACCCCACAGCCTGCCGTACAAACCCCACAGCCTGCAGAGCAACCGTTAGCCAATGTAGGAAAAGCTCTGACACGAAGGCCAAGGCTGTGCTACTTGGTTAAAGAAGGAAACAGCAGCTATGGATTTTCTCTTAAAACCACAAGAT GTGAGAGTGGAATATTCTTGTCAGCGCTAATACCTAATGGACTTGCAGTCAAAGCCGGTGTCAAGGACGAAGATCGTATCATTGAAGTGAATGGAGCAAATGTAGAAAGTTACAGTCATGACAAGTTGGCTAAAATG CTGAAGGAATCTGGGGACAGAATCATGTTCCTTCTGTCAGACAAGGGGACCGACGAGTACTTTAAAAGTCAGAAAATAAAGATTACTGCAGACAAAGCCAATGTTGAGCAGTTGCCTTCTAAACCTAGAACTGTGGAGCTGAAGAAGGATACTAATGGTTATGGGTTTTATTTGCGACAGGAAAAAAATCGTAAAG GTCACTTTATTATGGAGATTGACTCTGGCAGCCCAGCAGAAAAGGCCAAGCTGCAGGACTATGATCGTGTTGTTGCAGTCAATGGAGAGTGGGTAGAGGGGAAGGAACACGAAGAGGTGGTAAAGGTGATTCAGAAAGGAGGAGACAAGACCACTTTGCTGATTGTGGATAAGAAGACTGATGAGATGTACACTCTG GCTGGGGTCTCGCCCTATTTATTTGTACAAGAATCCCAAGGGGAAATTAAGAGCAAAGTTAAAGGAGAGACTACTCCAGTTCCTGCAGTCATTCCATCGCAGACACCTGCCACTCCAACACCAACTGTTTCCCCAGCCCCAACCTCTGCTGTGGAACCTAAAAAATCTGAAACACCAGCTGTTCCGATTAATGACCAAAAGCACAAGCCCAGGTTGTGCAAGCTGCAGAAGGGTAACAATGGTTATGGCTTCCACCTCAATGCAATCAAGGATACGCAAGGCCAGTTCATGAACCAG GTAGTAAAGGGAGGTCCGGCAGATGTGGCTGGAATCAAAGACAAAGATGTTCTGCTGGAGATCAATGGGCTAAATGTGGAGAAGGAGAGCTATGAAGATGTTTTGATTAGAATCAAGGAAACTAAAGGTATCCTGACTTTGTTAGTGGCATCAGAGGAGGCCTATGACTACTTCAAGGAGCAAAAAATCCCAATAACTGCTTCAATGGCAGATCCTGTAAGTGAAGAGTCTCCCAACTCCAATGTGGTTGCCCCAGCAAACAAAGCTAGAGCTGCCCCTGAGCCAATAGAAATG CAATCCAACCAGAAACCCTCAGAGGAACCaaaggagaaagaagaggagaaagaagaggagaaagaagaggagaaAGAGGAGCAGGAAGAGGGTGACACTAATCTGTAA